From a single Rutidosis leptorrhynchoides isolate AG116_Rl617_1_P2 chromosome 5, CSIRO_AGI_Rlap_v1, whole genome shotgun sequence genomic region:
- the LOC139847126 gene encoding uncharacterized protein: METLKTSGTLNEGLVASNKDGAGNQMDELLYPVVSNSFDLGKKECVESVLPPVVKSGNVKGFDQVDSSSSREAVSMEGISLFVELTGAVANKTDVNDGLLHENQVKIDVNLGEQEFKFKVGDLVWAIINKMKRDSWWPAIVCDASTAPKEARARPTSEDDILVRCFGGKGNYVWCSASRLKPFVGYFDQLPTQNKGKKFVDALEKAVAELGQRVKTEFTCSCLSTAKKACNFGDVSGIRFEPTSFLDYIKDLARDITMPDVIDYAVKWNWLSAFYRSLGHLQIPMHQLMPLNESSSKIKIEEENAFCNEDLENFSKLVTRDRRKSKLLSYPGEHGIHESNIDLNQSDSQPMKKHKKKRGRKRKSVEVTDVLYQLQSAGQDCLFPSQSKNFDSVKQFIFGFRKWGYKYVASENHVEMPNQQIKQETLPKRGRTKKEKFIISPPVENNSNHGSQFISFQNVGSVNVEPQSISNKKTEVVAGQSQSTVYNFGDPLVTGPRPGKLMPKKRKKNAESNTSSIPNSNGNVSAPPNWNAYLNPSSVPVIPQKNNTSLPTWNGNVSGLPNWNGYVHPFAHVIPQNNDVKGKKITENNTVMPAWNGSVNGLQNLNGYPYVHIVPKDVKGKKNMENSTSMPTWNGNVSGMQNLNGYMNPFVANHYKKSDISMPAGKADVSGLQNQNGYTKPYVHIVPKPNCVQGLNQAVTNQVGPPPFTGNHGEPQMGLDPTGLTREPKKRGRQRKNIYLQQQSIPNPGSIIIPNFQETGPDMRNEKRVKKSKEIGVPCIDLSYNKVRQDNEEVKGTAFLLKFSPDHPLPSKQDLNFVFSKYGALIESETLVLNENLSGQVVFLDSSGVGAAFWALQNDQPFGPALVNYRIQHLSGDGSVVNFRTPIKSPGVKPLDFNATSTEIESVKRSKTIEEIRLPSSDNVSNGNGEVRGTILVLKFSADHPLPSNQDLNSVFGKYGELNEVETRVSGQYLTGQVVFVNPSTVGNAVQDLEKNRPFGPALLSYRLQHLYNVQPAILVKNPTSNLKTTQVEEVHDVNNKNPISILKPIQVKEVCDLAGDKNPNLASILKPTQVEKVHDVSNKNPISVLKPTRVEKIPDLAGVKNAISVLKPAQVEEIRDVAGVKNSMSILKPSKVEEVRDVAGIKKNLEMMKMMLEKAGNSLSPEMRLKLENEIKGLMNKVSSMDASSSVSCL, translated from the coding sequence ATGGAGACCCTAAAAACTTCAGGAACCCTAAATGAGGGTTTAGTGGCATCTAATAAAGATGGTGCTGGGAATCAAATGGACGAGTTGTTGTATCCTGTCGTATCGAATTCGTTTGATTTAGGAAAAAAAGAATGTGTTGAATCTGTGCTACCACCAGTTGTAAAAAGTGGTAATGTTAAGGGATTTGACCAGGTTGACTCCAGTAGTAGCCGTGAAGCTGTTTCGATGGAAGGTATTTCATTATTTGTGGAATTAACTGGTGCAGTGGCGAATAAGACTGATGTTAATGATGGGTTATTGCACGAAAATCAGGTTAAGATCGATGTTAATTTGGGTGAACAAGAATTTAAGTTCAAAGTGGGTGATCTGGTGTGGGCTATAATCAATAAAATGAAAAGAGATTCATGGTGGCCTGCAATAGTTTGTGATGCTTCTACTGCACCGAAAGAAGCTAGAGCGAGGCCCACAAGCGAAGACGATATTTTGGTTAGATGTTTCGGCGGTAAAGGAAATTATGTTTGGTGCTCTGCGTCTAGATTGAAACCGTTTGTTGGGTATTTTGATCAATTACCGACGCAAAATAAAGGAAAAAAATTTGTCGATGCGTTAGAAAAGGCTGTAGCTGAGCTTGGTCAACGTGTTAAAACAGAGTTCACGTGTTCTTGTTTGTCTACAGCGAAAAAAGCATGTAACTTTGGTGATGTTTCAGGGATTCGATTTGAACCCACATCGTTTCTTGATTATATAAAAGATCTTGCTAGAGATATTACTATGCCTGACGTGATTGATTATGCTGTTAAGTGGAACTGGTTGTCTGCGTTTTATCGTTCATTAGGGCATCTTCAAATTCCTATGCATCAGCTCATGCCTTTAAATGAGTCTTCTTCAAAGATTAAGATCGAAGAGGAAAATGCATTTTGCAATGAAGATCTTGAAAATTTTAGCAAGCTTGTAACAAGAGATAGAAGGAAGAGCAAACTTTTGTCTTATCCAGGAGAACATGGAATTCATGAGTCAAACATTGACTTGAATCAAAGTGATAGTCAACCCATGAAGAAGCATAAAAAAAAGCGGGGTCGAAAGCGTAAGTCGGTAGAGGTAACTGATGTGCTTTACCAGCTTCAATCTGCAGGTCAAGATTGTCTTTTTCCAAGTCAAAGTAAAAATTTTGATTCGGTTAAGCAGTTTATATTTGGATTTAGGAAATGGGGATATAAATATGTAGCGAGTGAAAATCACGTTGAGATGCCAAATCAGCAAATAAAGCAAGAAACTTTACCCAAAAGGGGGAGAACAAAGAAGGAAAAATTTATCATTTCACCACCAGTTGAAAACAACTCGAATCATGGTTCACAGTTTATAAGTTTCCAGAACGTTGGGTCGGTTAATGTTGAACCTCAATCAATTTCAAACAAGAAAACAGAAGTGGTAGCAGGTCAAAGTCAAAGTACAGTCTACAATTTTGGAGACCCGCTGGTGACTGGTCCGCGTCCCGGTAAACTCATGCCTAAAAAGAGAAAGAAAAATGCAGAAAGCAATACTTCTTCTATTCCCAACTCGAATGGTAATGTTAGCGCCCCGCCCAATTGGAATGCATATTTGAACCCATCTTCAGTCCCCGTAATTCCTCAAAAGAACAATACTTCACTGCCAACCTGGAACGGTAATGTGAGTGGGTTGCCAAATTGGAATGGATACGTGCACCCGTTTGCCCATGTCATTCCTCAAAATAACGACGTAAAAGGAAAGAAAATTACGGAAAACAATACTGTTATGCCAGCCTGGAACGGTAGTGTAAATGGTCTGCAAAATTTGAATGGGTACCCATATGTACACATCGTTCCCAAAGacgtaaaaggaaagaaaaatatgGAAAACAGTACTTCGATGCCTACTTGGAACGGTAATGTTAGTGGCATGCAAAACTTGAACGGGTACATGAACCCATTTGTCGCAAATCATTATAAAAAAAGCGATATTTCTATGCCAGCCGGGAAAGCTGATGTCAGCGGCCTGCAAAATCAGAATGGATACACGAAGCCATATGTACATATCGTTCCTAAACCGAATTGTGTGCAAGGATTAAATCAAGCTGTCACGAATCAAGTTGGGCCACCCCCATTTACAGGAAACCATGGTGAACCACAAATGGGTTTGGATCCAACCGGGTTGACCCGTGAGCCGAAGAAAAGAGGGAGACAGAGGAAAAACATTTACCTGCAGCAGCAAAGTATTCCTAATCCTGGTTCAATCATAATCCCGAATTTTCAAGAAACCGGACCCGATATGAGAAACGAAAAGAGAGTTAAGAAAAGTAAAGAAATTGGTGTACCGTGTATCGATCTCAGTTACAACAAAGTGCGACAAGATAACGAAGAAGTTAAAGGTACCGCCTTTTTGTTAAAGTTTTCACCAGATCATCCTTTACCGTCTAAACAAGATTTGAATTTTGTATTTTCCAAATATGGTGCATTGATTGAATCTGAAACGCTAGTATTAAACGAGAATCTAAGTGGTCAAGTTGTGTTTCTTGATTCTTCTGGTGTCGGGGCGGCATTTTGGGCCCTTCAAAACGATCAACCTTTTGGGCCCGCTCTTGTTAATTACAGGATTCAGCATCTTTCAGGTGATGGATCTGTTGTTAATTTCAGGACTCCTATCAAGTCTCCCGGGGTAAAACCGTTAGATTTTAACGCAACTTCAACTGAAATTGAATCCGTGAAGAGAAGTAAAACGATTGAAGAAATTCGGTTACCTTCTTCAGATAATGTCAGTAATGGTAATGGAGAAGTTAGAGGTACAATTCTTGTTTTGAAGTTTTCTGCAGATCATCCATTGCCGTCGAATCAAGATTTAAATTCTGTATTTGGTAAATATGGGGAATTAAATGAAGTGGAGACTCGGGTTTCGGGTCAATATTTGACTGGTCAAGTTGTTTTTGTGAACCCTAGTACTGTTGGTAATGCAGTTCAAGATTTAGAAAAGAACCGACCTTTTGGACCGGCTCTTTTAAGTTACCGGCTTCAACATTTATATAATGTTCAACCTGCAATTCTGGTCAAGAACCCAACAAGTAATTTAAAAACAACTCAAGTGGAAGAAGTGCATGATGTCAACAACAAGAACCCAATAAGTATTTTGAAACCAATTCAAGTGAAAGAAGTTTGTGATCTTGCTGGGGACAAGAACCCAAACCTGGCAAGTATTTTAAAACCAACTCAAGTGGAAAAAGTGCATGATGTCAGCAACAAGAACCCGATAAGTGTTTTGAAACCAACTCGAGTGGAAAAAATACCTGATCTTGCTGGTGTCAAGAACGCGATTAGTGTTTTGAAACCAGCTCAAGTGGAAGAAATTCGTGATGTTGCTGGCGTTAAGAACTCGATGAGTATTTTGAAACCAAGTAAAGTGGAAGAAGTGCGTGATGTTGCGGGGATAAAAAAGAATCTTGAAATGATGAAAATGATGTTGGAGAAGGCTGGGAATAGTCTGTCACCAGAGATGAGACTGAAACTGGAGAATGAGATTAAAGGGTTGATGAACAAGGTAAGTAGCATGGATGCTTCTTCTTCTGTTTCCTGTCTATGA
- the LOC139848167 gene encoding large ribosomal subunit protein bL12c, whose product MKSFALLRSIRVRSTQREITGPLQSRFFQPDFVPADPKAKPKKYKLPASYDPYGPRPPPSEKIIKLADKIASLPPEERMQIGPTLRLKLCHPSMQSMSVDGVGLGTQGGSGAGSAKAEEKVEKTSFDIKLEKFEAASKIKVIKEVRTFTSLGLKEAKDIVEKVPVVIKQGVTKEEANDIIEKIKAAGGVAVME is encoded by the coding sequence ATGAAATCCTTTGCACTTCTTAGATCTATCCGCGTACGTTCCACCCAACGTGAGATAACTGGGCCTCTTCAGTCTCGTTTTTTTCAACCGGATTTTGTTCCCGCAGATCCAAAAGCCAAGCCCAAAAAATACAAATTACCTGCATCTTATGACCCGTACGGCCCAAGACCTCCACCCTCTGAAAAAATCATTAAACTTGCTGATAAGATTGCATCCCTACCCCCTGAAGAGCGTATGCAAATAGGTCCCACTCTAAGATTGAAACTATGTCATCCTAGCATGCAGTCGATGTCAGTTGACGGGGTGGGCTTGGGTACCCAAGGTGGGTCAGGAGCTGGGTCAGCTAAGGCTGAAGAGAAGGTTGAAAAAACGTCATTTGATATCAAATTGGAGAAATTTGAAGCGGCTTCTAAAATCAAGGTAATTAAGGAAGTTCGTACTTTTACGAGTCTTGGTTTGAAGGAAGCTAAAGACATTGTGGAAAAAGTTCCTGTGGTAATCAAACAAGGGGTCACTAAAGAAGAGGCGAATGATATTATTGAGAAAATTAAAGCTGCTGGTGGTGTTGCTGTGATGGAGTAA